A window from Pangasianodon hypophthalmus isolate fPanHyp1 chromosome 16, fPanHyp1.pri, whole genome shotgun sequence encodes these proteins:
- the tmem18 gene encoding transmembrane protein 18, with protein MNADKAKNISAIPIDGFSKVRITSTWTFLQSVQWSEPWLIGLISFHILCFALTLLTCRYYRLQIFQFLLMVAMVYSAEYVNEIAAMNWRSFSKFQYFDSRGMFISLVYSAPLLFNTMIIVVVWVRRTFATMTELKTLQLKRKAARESAKKTQ; from the exons ATGAATGCGGATAAAGCGAAGAATATCAGCGCCATCCCTATAGACGGATTCAGCAAAGTTCGCATTACGTCAACATGGACTTTTTTACAGTCT GTCCAGTGGTCTGAGCCATGGCTCATTGGCCTGATTTCTTTTCACATCCTGTGCTTTGCTTTGACTCTCCTGACCTGCAGGTACTACAGACTCCAGATCTTCCAGTTCCTCCTGATGG TTGCAATGGTGTACAGTGCAGAATATGTGAACGAGATTGCAGCCATGAACTGGAG ATCATTTTCCAAGTTCCAGTACTTTGACTCCAGGGGGATGTTCATATCGTTGGTGTATTCTGCACCACTCCTGTTCAACACCATGATCATCGTG GTCGTGTGGGTGAGGAGGACATTTGCGACCATGACAGAGCTGAAGACACTGCAGCTGAAGAGGAAAGCTGCCAGAGAAAGCGCTAAGAAAACCCAGTAG